GTTGGGCGAGGTGAAGAAGCCCGACGTGTAGATCATCCGCGGCCCGAGGAACCAGCCGAAGAAGTCGTTGCCCCGGTCGTAGTGCTCGCGGCCGATGCGGATGTCCTGCTCCTGCGAGTGGATGAGCACCTCGGGCAGGAAGTTGGTGAGCAGGAACTTGAAGTGGTCCGCGACGAACTTGTAGTCGGCCACCGAGTGGCGCTCGCGGATGAAGGCGCGGAAGTCCCCCTCGATGTCGAGTCGCTCGTGGATGTAGTCCTCGATGAGGGTGGTCATCGGGACCTTGCCAGCGCCATAGCGTGCGGCGGCCGGGCCCTTCGGGTTGAGACGGAATGACACTGGAGCGTCCATGCGATTTCTCCTGAGATGAGGTGACCAGCGAATGAAATGGGCCCCGCACGATGGCCTTGTCCCCCAGGCTGGGGCGGGGTGGCCGGCCACAGTACGTGAGTACGCGCGGGTACGTGTGAATTCCTTCACAGCCAGCCCCGGGTGCCCCTGTGTTAAGAGCGTCCGGCATTCAACGATTCAACGAGGGGGGATACATGCGGACATCATTCATCCTGGCCGCCACGGCCAGTGCGCTCATCGCGTGCAAGGGCGGAGGCACGGCCGGTACGGGGGACTGCTCCACGTCTCCGGCTTCAGCGGGGGGCTCGGCGGGGCTGTCGTCCTTCGAGCAGGGCCTGGTGGGGCCGTTGCTGTCGGATGTGCGCGAGGGCGTGCAGCCGTACAACGAGCAGAGCATCGGCATCTGCAAGGGCCAGGGCCGCGACTGCGAGGAGTTCCTCGGCACCAGCGCCGAGGAGCTGCCGCCGGGCGAGTACATGATGCGCGCCGAGCTCAAGGTGCCGCGCGTGGGGGAGAAGGGCACCTGGAGGGTGAAGTTCGAGGCCCAGTGCACCACGACGCGCAAGACCGAGCGCGGCGAGACCACCAGCACGAGCACCACCAGCAAGGAGTACGACGTGCAGTACGCGGGCGCCGAGCGCGGCTCGCGCCTGTCGCCGCTCTACACCATCCGGAGCCCGGACCCGAGTGGCGAGAAGCGCTGCAACTACAAGCTCACCTCGCTGAACCCGGACAAGCCCACCGAGTGGACGGGGAGCTGGTCGGTGCCGCAGGGCTGAGCCCTCGGAGGAGTGGGGGCGGCATGCGATAGTCGACGTTCCGGGCACCCGAGCGGTGCCCGAGAACGAGGACGATTCATGCACGCGTTTCAACCCACCCCGCCGGCCCGGCGGACCCTGAAGAAGTCGTTGTACGCGGTACTGCTGCTGAGCCTGGGAGGCGCCGGCTGCGAATGGCTTCCCGGGTATGAGGATCCGGATCCGGCCAACCGCGCGCCCACCATCACCCAGGTGCTCGCCACGCCGGCCTCCATCAACGAGGGCTCGAACACCGGCCTCTCGGTGACCGCCAGCGACCCGGATGGGGATGAACTCACCTATACCTGGACGCAGACCCCGGCCGATCCGGCGGGGACCTTTGGCGGCGAGACCGGCTCGACCCGTACCTGGACGGCGCCCACCATCGCCACCAACACCCCCTTCACCCTCCAGGTGACGGTGTCGGATGGAAAGGGAGGCTCGGCCGAGGCCACGGTGGACGTGGAGGTGGTCAATGTGGCCTCCCCCAACCGCGCGCCCACCGTGAACGAGGCCATCACCGTCACCACTCCGGCCATCGCGGGTGACGTCACCCTCTCCATCGGCGCGACCGATCCGGATGGGGATACGCTCACCTACGCCTGGAGCACGAGCGTGGCCGGCCAGGGCACCTTCACGGCTCCGGCCGCCGCCGAGACGCAGTGGCTCTCGCCCGAGCTCGCCACGGCCACGACCTACACCTTCCAGGTCACCGTCTCCGATGGGACCGTCTCCGTGACGCGCACGCTGCCCGTGGAGGTCGCCGTCCCCCAGTACGCCCGGGACATCCAGCCCCTCTGGGACGCGCAGTGCACGAACTGCCACAGCAGCCCCCGGGGCCTGGATCTGCGCTCGGACAAATCCTACGCCTCCCTCGTCAACACCGCTGGCACCGGCGGTTACCCCTCCGGCTGCGGCGGGACCACGCGCGTGGTGCCGAGCGATCCCAACAACTCGTTGCTGGTGAAGAAGCTCAGCGGCACCGCCTGCGGCGGAAGGATGCCTCAGGGCAACGCCGGCTACTTCGACAACAACCCCGGCCAGCTCATCCGCATCCGCTCGTGGATCCTCGCGGGCGCGGCCAACAACTGACGGCGGTCACAACGGCCTCCACTTCCGGAGCGGGAGCGCGCTACTGTCGCTCCCCTCCGGAGGGTAGAGAAGCATGCGGCGTTTCGAGTTCGTCGAGGGCGCTTCGAAGAAGTTCTGGGAGATCGAGCTCCAGGGCACGGAGTTCACGGTGCGCTGGGGCCGCATCGGCACCAACGGCCAGACCCAACAAAAGTCCTTCGCCAATACGGCGAAAGCCCAGGCCGAGCACGACAAGCTCATCGCCGAGAAGCAGAAGAAGGGCTACTCGGAGGTGGGCGACGGTACCAACACCGTGGTGGCCTCCCCTCCCGCTACTCCGGACGAGGCGCAGCAGGCCACTCCCGCTCCCGCCCGGAAGAAGGCCGCCGCCAAGACGGCCGCCGCTCCCGCCCAGGCTCCTGCGCCCGTCGCGGAGGAAGCCCCCTCCCCCGCCCCGGCGGCACCGGTGGCCACGGACTCCCAGCAGCCCATCGCCTGGAGCGAGTCGCTCGTGCGGCGTGTGTACCCGCGGCGGGGGGGACTCGCGGTTCCCGTCCGTCCCCTCACCTCCGCGAAGAAGGCCTGGGCCTCGGCCCGCGAGACCTTCTCGAACCTCGGGGGGCACGAGAGCGAGAAGGGCAAGTTCGGCGCCCAGACGAAGGCCCTTTCGGCGCGGCTGCGCGGGACCGAGCCGGCCATCGGCACTCCCGAGGAGGACGCCATCCTCCTGACCTTCGTGCAGCACAAGACGAACTACAACGACAAGACGCCCCACATCGATGCCACCGTCGATCTGCTGTTCTCGCTGGGAGGGCCCGTCCATGCGACGCGGGCCGTGCTCCTGTCGCTGGCGATGCACCTCGACAAGTCGGGCTCGAATCCCGGAGTGAAACGGGGCCCGGGCGAGAACTGGTTCAACAGCCTGAACCGGGGGGATCTGTTCGGTCTGCCCCGGCTGCGCGCCCTGCTCGCCACCCAGACCGATGACGCGGGCTACGCGGCCGCCCGCGACGCCGCCGCGGCCCTCCAGGAGCAGGCCACCGCCGAGCAGCGCGCCGGTGCGGCCTTCCTCTTCCCCACCGAGAAGGCCTGGGTCCGCGCCGAGGCCGAGGCCTACAAGCAACAACCGGACAAGCAGAGCGATCTCTTCCTCTGCTCGATCTCGGACCGCGCCACCGTCGAGTTCCTGGAGTCCCACATCCAGGGGCGGTACCTGCTCGGCGGCTACTACACCCGGGACTACCTGCCATCCCTCCTGGACGGCGTGGGCGTGGATGCGCTCGTGGTCCTGCGGAACATGGCCACCCCGCAGTACTCCAACGCCGAGAGCCGGCGGAGCTGGGCCGAGCTCGTCTCCATCCTCAACACCGACGAGGCGATGGCGCTCCTGTTCGATCATCTCGAAAAGGAGGTGATGCCCTTCGCGCTCGAGGCAGCGGTGCGTTGGCCCGGCCGCGCGCTGCGCCTGCTGGTGCCCAGGGCCGCCCAGCGCGGCAAGGAAGCGGAGGCCCCGCGCGCGGTGCTCACCACCCTCGTGCGCCGCGCTCCCGAGGCCGTGAAGGCCGAGCTGTCCGCACTGTCCGAGGAGGCGCGCAAGCTCGTCTCCAGCCTCCAGGGGGTGTCCGCCGGCCCCGACGTGCCCGAGGCGGCTCCCAGCCAGCTGCCGCCCGTGCTCGCCACTCCTCCCTGGAAGGTGGGCAAGCCCACCAGCCTCCCCGTCCTCACGGACGTGACGCCGCCCGCGATTCCCGATGCCATGGTGTGGCGCGGGACAGAGCGCGAAGCGTGGCTCCAGGAGAAGGGCGGCTATGAGTTCGGCACTCAGTACTCGAAATACACCCCGGCGCAGTGGGAGAAGGCTCGCGAGGCCCTGTCCTCGCAGAAGGCGAGCCTCCCGGCGAACTTCTTCATGTACGCCCCCGTGGAGCTCGTCCGCGAGCAAATCGAGAACTTCGAGGTCAGCCGATGGGGGGGCGAGGGATGGCTGGCCGCCATCGCCTCACACCGCGAGCTCGAGGTGCTTCCGGCCATCCTCAAGACCCTCGCCGCGAAGGGCGGAGAGACGTTCCACCTGCTGTTGCCCTTCGGCGTCTCGCGCCTGGCGCCCGAGGTGGCCGAGGCCCTCGTGGGCTCGAAGAAGGCCCGTCCCCATGCCCGCGCCTGGCTGCTCCGCCACCCCGAGCGCGCCATCACCGGGCTGCTCCCCGTCGCGCTCGGCAAACAGGGCAAGGCCAAGGACGCCGCCTGCGCCGCGCTGCGCCTGCTGGCCACCAGCGGACACGAGGCCACCGTGCTCGACCTGGCCGGACGCGTCTCGCCCCAGGCGCGCGAGGCGGCCGCGCGGGTGCTCGCG
The sequence above is drawn from the Archangium gephyra genome and encodes:
- a CDS encoding PKD domain-containing protein, whose amino-acid sequence is MHAFQPTPPARRTLKKSLYAVLLLSLGGAGCEWLPGYEDPDPANRAPTITQVLATPASINEGSNTGLSVTASDPDGDELTYTWTQTPADPAGTFGGETGSTRTWTAPTIATNTPFTLQVTVSDGKGGSAEATVDVEVVNVASPNRAPTVNEAITVTTPAIAGDVTLSIGATDPDGDTLTYAWSTSVAGQGTFTAPAAAETQWLSPELATATTYTFQVTVSDGTVSVTRTLPVEVAVPQYARDIQPLWDAQCTNCHSSPRGLDLRSDKSYASLVNTAGTGGYPSGCGGTTRVVPSDPNNSLLVKKLSGTACGGRMPQGNAGYFDNNPGQLIRIRSWILAGAANN
- a CDS encoding WGR and DUF4132 domain-containing protein, whose translation is MRRFEFVEGASKKFWEIELQGTEFTVRWGRIGTNGQTQQKSFANTAKAQAEHDKLIAEKQKKGYSEVGDGTNTVVASPPATPDEAQQATPAPARKKAAAKTAAAPAQAPAPVAEEAPSPAPAAPVATDSQQPIAWSESLVRRVYPRRGGLAVPVRPLTSAKKAWASARETFSNLGGHESEKGKFGAQTKALSARLRGTEPAIGTPEEDAILLTFVQHKTNYNDKTPHIDATVDLLFSLGGPVHATRAVLLSLAMHLDKSGSNPGVKRGPGENWFNSLNRGDLFGLPRLRALLATQTDDAGYAAARDAAAALQEQATAEQRAGAAFLFPTEKAWVRAEAEAYKQQPDKQSDLFLCSISDRATVEFLESHIQGRYLLGGYYTRDYLPSLLDGVGVDALVVLRNMATPQYSNAESRRSWAELVSILNTDEAMALLFDHLEKEVMPFALEAAVRWPGRALRLLVPRAAQRGKEAEAPRAVLTTLVRRAPEAVKAELSALSEEARKLVSSLQGVSAGPDVPEAAPSQLPPVLATPPWKVGKPTSLPVLTDVTPPAIPDAMVWRGTEREAWLQEKGGYEFGTQYSKYTPAQWEKAREALSSQKASLPANFFMYAPVELVREQIENFEVSRWGGEGWLAAIASHRELEVLPAILKTLAAKGGETFHLLLPFGVSRLAPEVAEALVGSKKARPHARAWLLRHPERAITGLLPVALGKQGKAKDAACAALRLLATSGHEATVLDLAGRVSPQAREAAARVLAFDPLQLFPQKLPKLPDFFTPGGLPRPLLADRSAKLPVAAVETLGMCLAISSLEEPYAGLAQVKAACEPASLARFAWGLFEAWMVAGAPSKEAWAFQALGHLGDDECARKLAPLIRQWPGEAAHARAVTGLDILATIGTDVTLIYLNGIAEKVKFKGLQEKAREKIEQIAEARGLTRDELADRLVPDLGLDDNGSLPLDFGERTFTVGFDEQLKPFVKDATGARLKDLPKPTKKDDAEKAQAAEERWKALKKDAKAAAGLQVLRMELAMCARRRWSAETFRQFFVAHPLLIHVVRRLVWGSYTAEGKLAATFRVAEDRTFADVNEDTWTLPDDASVGLPHALELEAQTAGAWGQIFADYQLLQPFAQLGRPTYAPTAEERTGTELVRVKGLKVPTGKVLGLETRGWRRGPPQDAGVVGWMEKHLGPDRLIELDLDPGLYTGMLSESPEQTLGTVKVREPNTWGKEGTHPLGTLDPILFSELVRDLEGLRPS